From Mytilus galloprovincialis chromosome 9, xbMytGall1.hap1.1, whole genome shotgun sequence, the proteins below share one genomic window:
- the LOC143046238 gene encoding uncharacterized protein LOC143046238, with translation MGIDPMSCYVNDENILIHSLEHIHSLSNMHYRMKSVVWLLVFGLFAVSVGASTRQTLLFLKSTYADRLHDLWEGNSGSTTVTDDIYRNTYLLQEWKLNRTSPFKISLILRNSFNHTLFRIFFSVSYNTSMSVLTSVLNGSHIIPTHFTPITEEVDTMFGSSSIPFSIRSRSDSLKAYFAVVNTYNDIKLLFLKHKQIPFSIGNSVISTTYQYCAIHNSGYEAIVSRSSEQLTSIDSCAWFCNDTNSFAVQSTGSMMICECVFGSTNIIHHIVDDILCLPFTCKDENNDDKPCGISQVMAVYSHDVTFFDSTRVMFSKTEVNMADNNHSKTFTVEIGNGTSEDKIITGISISKINFAISNFTFEYSGESCSSSESFQRYTEFNPQMFDASTLHMIEPLRTSCLRLTIYTSDTTLPVNPRCLVILYQPSEDYVTADRIGIYGYYHDSAVDSSGSTIKISQAVTSILPTSHIDTVALTTSQLVTSILPTSHIDTVATSHLVTSIFPTSHIDTVALTTSQLATSILPTSHIDTTTVIASQGITCTSSPTNVCSDEPTPTAEGTTEPRHSKKSNDLTCWSFCYHKYHKNLTIEHVQKIRDEIRQFLLVDINTLSSQFKKKISVRDIRTSATIIGTIPMSILLAVIGCVVLSDLNIIRIHLYGMVKNIKGWFSFTKR, from the exons ATGGGAATTGACCCCATGTCATGTTATGTAAATGATGAGAATATTCTGATACATAGTCTAGAACACATCCACTCGTTGTCTAACATGCATTATAGAATGAAGTCGGTCGTATGGCTATTAGTCTTTGGCCTGTTTGCAGTCTCAGTTG gTGCTTCTACCAGACAGACATTGCTGTTCTTGAAAAGTACATATGCCGACAGATTACATGACTTATGGGAGGGCAACTCAGGTTCTACCACAGTAACTGACGATATCTACAGGAATACATATTTATTACAGGAATGGAAACTCAACAGAACAAGTCCATTTAAA ATATCATTAATACTACGGAACTCGTTTAACCATACTTTGTTTAGAATATTCTTCAGTGTATCATACAATACCAGTATGTCTGTTTTAACCAGTGTTTTGAATGGTTCACATATTATACCAACACATTTCACTCCAATTACCGAAGAGGTAGACACCATGTTTGG ATCATCCAGTATACCATTCTCTATCAGGAGCCGTAGTGATAGTTTGAAAGCCTACTTTGCAGTTGTCAATACCTATAATGATATCAAACTACTGTTTTTGAAACATAAACAGATCCCATTTAGCATAGGGAACA GTGTCATATCAACAACATACCAGTATTGTGCTATTCACAATAGCGGATATGAAGCCATTGTATCTCGTTCTTCTGAACAGCTGACATCCATCGATTCCTGTGCATGGTTTTGCAATGACACAAACAGTTTTGCAGTACAG tcGACAGGAAGCATGATGATCTGTGAATGTGTTTTCGGGTCAACCAATATCATCCATCATATAGTGGACGATATTTTGTGTCTCCCATTCACATGTAAAGATGAAAATAATGACGACAAACCCTGTGGAATTTCACAAGTAATGGCTGTTTACTCACATG ATGTGACATTTTTTGACAGCACACGTGTTATGTTCTCTAAAACAGAGGTAAACATGGCAGATAACAACCATTCAAAAACTTTCACG GTTGAAATTGGAAATGGAACAAGTGAGGATAAAATCATAACTGGTATCTCAATCTCCAAAATAAACTTTGCAATCAGCAATTTCACATTTGAATATTCCGGAGAAAGTTGTTCATCTAGTGAGTCGTTTCAAAGATATACTGAATTTAACCCACAG ATGTTTGATGCTTCAACACTACATATGATTGAACCGCTGCGTACATCATGTTTGAGGTTGACAATCTACACAAGTGATACTACACTACCTGTTAATCCTCGTTGTCTTGTTATATTATACCAACCCTCTG AAGACTATGTTACTGCAGATAGAATTGGGATATACGGATATTACCACGACAGCGCAGTGGACAGTAGTG GTTCtacaataaaaatatcacaagCAGTTACCTCTATACTCCCTACTTCACATATCGACACGGTGGCATTGACAACATCACAACTAGTTACCTCTATACTCCCTACTTCACATATCGACACGGTGGCAACATCACATCTAGTTACCTCTATATTCCCTACTTCACATATCGACACGGTGGCATTGACAACATCACAACTAGCGACCTCTATACTCCCTACTTCACATATTGACACAACTACGGTGATTGCATCGCAAGGAATTACATGTACTTCCTCACCAACAAATGTTTGTTCCGATGAACCTACGCCTACAGCAGAGGGGACTACAGAACCGAGACATTCTAAAAAATCGAATGATTTGACATGCTGGTCTTTCTGCTATCATAAATACCATAAAAACTTAACGATAGAACATGTTCAGAAGATCAGAGACGAAATTCGACAGTTCCTGTTGGTTGACATCAACACCCTCTCATCACAATTTAAAAAGAAGATCTCAGTACGCGATATAAGAACTAGTGCTACGATTATAGGAACCATTCCGATGAGTATTCTGTTAGCAGTAATTGGATGTGTTGTTTTGTCAGATTTAAACATTATAAGGATACATTTGTACGGTATGGTGAAAAATATTAAAGGATGGTTCTCCTTTACTAAAAGATaa